A stretch of the Veillonella parvula DSM 2008 genome encodes the following:
- a CDS encoding FtsK/SpoIIIE family DNA translocase translates to MAEENTSTKRRTTRRKRTSTKQQSKSQSFSLRSEVKGLIVIAFAVISFLGFFGFELGLVGQILTGVFRYGFGLGGIIPCLCVFWLGWRLLYKDTFISITKRGVVMTLFFLFLLALVPLWRVPEGQELITTQLVNQGGVVGGAIATFLRTLLGNLGAIILDVFLLIAFGLLVTRLSLRSGLQKAADKTQVGLDVAKEVAAEKVAVAKEVFDDWNEQRKEAAEQRKAYNREKDTRFADAADQALDTLEKQSIATGRDLFDSSTTVDVDTPEDTVTTVESPKPPTSWKELAEIEARNRAAEQLANISEASDDAKSYEADDFEQFSDTHRSTSDDYVYVPDEDYAYTPDEEYTDEFGTAANSDDEEPEFSYQNTTMDPLETNHGAIASVVPGTGAAASSVSAGAGISGMGLQVPSIISTTEDTAQVAVSKDGQIHRSYDRPYHFPSLDILAKGKGSQNNGEEVAQNAMMLEHVLSDFGITAKVVNATQGPTVTRYEIEPAPGVKVSRIVNLTDDIALNLAAQHIRMEAPIPGKSAIGIEVPNKMTEAVHLRDVLDCSDFKDARGGIPVGLGKDIAGKPVITDLAKMPHLLVAGTTGSGKSVCVNTLISSILFSRKPEEVKLLLIDPKMVELSIYNGIPHLMAPVVTDMKKAAAVLRWAVREMEARYKAFAASGKRDIKSYNEAHPKAAMPLIVLIIDELADLMMTAPDDIEESISRLAQMARAAGIHMVLATQRPSVNVITGSIKANVPSRISFAVGSQIDSRTILDMAGAEKLLGKGDMLFAPIGANKPIRVQGAFISDDEVEKLVEFVKAQREPEYDNTVTQDVEKEAEKESSDANDVYRDELLERAVNLVMESGQASVSMLQRRFRIGYTRAARLVDTMEDLKIVGPSMGSKAREILMSPEQAKARYFSDSNDEQ, encoded by the coding sequence ATGGCAGAAGAAAATACTTCCACCAAAAGACGCACCACACGCCGTAAGCGAACAAGTACAAAACAGCAATCAAAGTCTCAAAGCTTTTCTTTGCGCAGCGAAGTGAAAGGTCTTATTGTCATTGCCTTTGCTGTGATTTCTTTTCTCGGCTTTTTCGGCTTTGAACTCGGCCTTGTAGGGCAGATTTTAACAGGTGTATTCCGTTATGGCTTTGGCCTAGGCGGTATCATTCCTTGTTTATGCGTTTTCTGGTTAGGTTGGAGATTATTATATAAGGATACATTTATTTCCATTACAAAACGAGGCGTTGTAATGACCTTGTTTTTCCTATTTTTGTTAGCTCTTGTTCCTTTGTGGCGCGTTCCTGAGGGGCAGGAACTCATTACTACACAACTGGTTAATCAAGGTGGTGTCGTAGGTGGGGCAATTGCTACATTTCTTCGTACACTATTAGGCAACTTAGGGGCTATTATTCTTGATGTATTCTTACTCATAGCTTTTGGTCTTCTTGTGACACGTTTATCTTTGCGCAGTGGATTACAAAAGGCTGCGGACAAAACGCAAGTTGGTCTAGATGTAGCTAAAGAGGTAGCTGCTGAGAAGGTCGCTGTTGCAAAAGAAGTTTTTGATGACTGGAATGAACAGCGTAAAGAAGCGGCAGAACAGCGTAAAGCTTATAACAGGGAAAAAGACACACGCTTTGCTGACGCAGCAGATCAAGCATTAGATACATTGGAAAAACAAAGCATCGCTACTGGAAGAGATCTCTTTGACTCTAGCACGACTGTAGATGTTGATACTCCTGAAGATACAGTTACTACTGTGGAGTCGCCAAAACCTCCTACATCTTGGAAGGAATTGGCTGAGATAGAAGCACGTAATCGTGCGGCTGAGCAATTGGCTAATATTTCTGAAGCATCTGATGATGCTAAGTCTTATGAAGCTGATGACTTTGAACAATTCTCTGATACACATAGATCTACGAGTGATGATTATGTATATGTTCCCGATGAGGACTATGCATATACACCAGATGAAGAATATACGGATGAGTTTGGAACTGCAGCAAACTCTGATGACGAAGAACCAGAATTCTCCTATCAAAATACAACGATGGATCCATTGGAAACTAATCATGGTGCTATCGCTTCTGTTGTGCCAGGAACGGGTGCGGCTGCAAGTTCCGTAAGTGCTGGGGCCGGTATATCCGGCATGGGCTTACAAGTACCGTCCATTATTAGTACTACAGAAGATACGGCACAAGTAGCTGTATCTAAAGATGGCCAAATTCATCGTTCCTATGATAGACCGTACCACTTCCCAAGCCTAGATATTTTGGCGAAAGGGAAGGGAAGTCAAAACAATGGTGAAGAAGTAGCGCAAAATGCGATGATGCTTGAACATGTATTGAGTGACTTTGGTATTACTGCTAAGGTTGTTAATGCTACACAAGGTCCAACTGTTACGCGTTATGAAATTGAACCTGCACCAGGCGTGAAAGTGAGTCGTATCGTTAACTTAACAGATGATATTGCCCTCAATTTAGCAGCGCAACATATCCGTATGGAGGCTCCGATTCCAGGTAAATCTGCCATCGGTATTGAGGTGCCTAATAAAATGACAGAAGCTGTTCATTTACGTGATGTACTTGATTGTAGTGACTTTAAAGATGCTCGTGGTGGTATTCCTGTCGGTCTTGGTAAGGATATTGCAGGTAAACCTGTTATTACGGATCTTGCTAAGATGCCTCACTTGCTCGTAGCTGGTACGACTGGATCTGGTAAATCCGTATGTGTAAATACATTGATTTCTAGTATTCTCTTTAGTCGTAAACCGGAAGAGGTTAAGTTATTATTAATCGACCCTAAAATGGTTGAATTGTCTATTTACAACGGAATTCCTCACTTGATGGCTCCGGTTGTAACGGATATGAAAAAAGCGGCAGCTGTATTGCGTTGGGCCGTTCGTGAAATGGAGGCTCGTTATAAGGCGTTTGCTGCATCTGGTAAACGCGATATCAAGAGCTATAATGAAGCGCATCCTAAGGCTGCTATGCCGTTAATCGTGTTGATTATCGACGAGTTAGCTGACCTTATGATGACGGCTCCTGATGATATTGAAGAATCTATTAGTCGTTTAGCACAAATGGCTCGTGCCGCAGGTATTCACATGGTTCTTGCTACACAGCGGCCATCTGTTAACGTTATTACTGGTTCTATTAAGGCCAATGTACCGAGCCGTATTTCCTTTGCTGTAGGCTCTCAAATTGATTCCCGTACCATTCTTGATATGGCAGGGGCAGAGAAACTATTGGGGAAAGGTGATATGTTATTTGCTCCAATTGGCGCGAATAAACCTATTCGTGTACAAGGGGCCTTCATTTCTGATGATGAGGTAGAAAAACTTGTAGAGTTTGTAAAAGCTCAACGAGAACCAGAATATGATAATACGGTAACTCAAGATGTGGAAAAGGAAGCTGAAAAAGAATCTTCTGATGCTAATGATGTTTACCGCGATGAATTATTAGAGCGAGCTGTTAATCTCGTTATGGAATCTGGTCAAGCTTCCGTATCGATGTTGCAACGTCGTTTCCGTATAGGTTATACCCGTGCGGCACGTCTTGTAGATACAATGGAAGACCTTAAAATCGTTGGCCCTAGCATGGGCAGTAAGGCTCGAGAAATTTTAATGAGCCCTGAACAAGCTAAGGCTAGATATTTCTCCGATTCTAATGACGAGCAATAA
- the aspS gene encoding aspartate--tRNA ligase: METMQGLHRTHGCGTISEQEVGKEVVLCGWVERRRDHGGLIFLDLRDRSGVVQVVASPDHNVESFHKAEDVRNEYVLCVRGTITKRDDSAINPNLPTGAYEMFCEELRVLNSAKTPPFYIQDDIDVDENIRLKYRYLDLRRPEMQRNLILRHKVTKAMRDFFDSRDFLEIETPMLTKSTPEGARDYLVPSRVNAGTFYALPQSPQIFKQILMVAGYEKYFQIVRCFRDEDLRADRQPEFTQLDLEMSFVDEEDIYALLEEMIAHVFKTALGKEISLPMPRITWDEAMDKYGSDKPDLRFDMAFTDVTDLVKDTEFKVFRSVIDNGGVVKGIVVPGDAGIPRRELDDLVEYVNRYGAKGLAWACFNEDGSIKSQIMKFLGEDTIRNIGEKMGAKGGDLVLMIADKPATVARALGELRLEMARRMNMIDQDKLAFTWVTDFPMFEYNEDEKRYVAMHHPFTMPRHADLDKLESDPGSVKAIAYDMVLNGVEIGGGSLRIYQADVQEKVFKAIGLSIEEARSKFGFMLDAFQYGAPPHAGCAFGLDRLVMLMAKRQSIRDVIAFPKTQSASDIMSQAPSEVEPKQLKELHIKPDVEEEQEQSLV; the protein is encoded by the coding sequence ATGGAAACAATGCAAGGCTTACACCGTACGCACGGTTGTGGCACCATCTCTGAACAAGAGGTAGGTAAAGAGGTCGTATTATGTGGTTGGGTTGAACGCCGTCGTGACCATGGTGGTTTGATATTCTTAGATTTACGCGATCGTTCTGGCGTAGTACAAGTAGTAGCGTCCCCAGATCACAACGTAGAATCGTTCCACAAAGCAGAGGATGTTCGTAATGAATATGTTCTTTGCGTGCGTGGTACTATCACAAAACGTGATGATTCTGCCATTAATCCAAACCTTCCTACAGGTGCATACGAAATGTTCTGTGAAGAGTTGCGCGTATTGAACTCCGCTAAGACTCCTCCATTCTATATCCAAGATGATATTGATGTAGATGAAAATATCCGTTTAAAATATCGTTACCTTGACTTGCGTCGTCCAGAAATGCAACGCAACTTGATTTTGCGTCACAAGGTAACTAAAGCAATGCGCGACTTTTTTGATAGCCGCGATTTCTTGGAAATTGAAACGCCAATGCTTACTAAATCTACGCCAGAGGGCGCTCGTGATTATCTAGTGCCTTCCCGTGTAAATGCTGGTACATTCTACGCGTTGCCACAATCTCCACAAATTTTCAAACAAATCTTGATGGTTGCTGGTTACGAAAAATATTTCCAAATCGTTCGTTGCTTCCGCGATGAAGATTTGCGTGCAGACCGTCAACCTGAGTTCACTCAGCTTGACTTAGAAATGTCCTTCGTTGATGAAGAAGATATTTATGCATTGCTTGAAGAAATGATTGCTCATGTATTTAAAACTGCATTAGGTAAAGAAATTTCTTTGCCTATGCCTCGTATTACATGGGACGAAGCAATGGATAAATACGGCTCTGATAAGCCGGATCTTCGTTTTGATATGGCGTTTACTGATGTAACTGATCTTGTAAAAGATACAGAATTCAAAGTCTTCCGCTCTGTTATCGACAATGGTGGCGTAGTTAAAGGTATCGTTGTGCCTGGTGACGCTGGCATTCCTCGCCGTGAACTTGATGATCTTGTTGAGTATGTAAACCGTTACGGCGCTAAAGGCCTTGCGTGGGCTTGCTTCAATGAAGATGGTTCTATTAAGTCTCAAATCATGAAGTTCTTAGGTGAAGATACAATCCGCAATATTGGTGAAAAAATGGGCGCTAAAGGTGGTGACCTTGTATTGATGATTGCTGATAAACCTGCAACTGTGGCACGTGCATTAGGCGAATTACGCCTTGAAATGGCACGCCGTATGAACATGATTGACCAAGATAAATTGGCATTCACATGGGTAACTGATTTCCCTATGTTCGAATATAACGAAGACGAAAAACGTTATGTTGCAATGCATCATCCGTTCACAATGCCACGCCATGCGGATCTTGATAAATTAGAATCCGATCCTGGCAGTGTAAAAGCGATTGCTTACGACATGGTATTGAATGGCGTAGAAATCGGTGGCGGTTCCTTGCGTATCTACCAAGCTGACGTACAAGAAAAAGTATTCAAAGCAATTGGTTTGTCTATTGAAGAAGCAAGATCTAAATTTGGCTTCATGCTTGATGCATTCCAATACGGTGCACCTCCTCATGCAGGTTGTGCATTTGGCCTTGATCGTCTTGTTATGTTGATGGCAAAACGTCAATCTATCCGCGACGTAATCGCATTCCCTAAAACCCAATCTGCTTCTGATATCATGAGCCAAGCTCCATCTGAAGTAGAACCTAAGCAATTAAAAGAGTTGCATATTAAACCAGATGTAGAAGAAGAACAAGAGCAATCTTTAGTGTAA
- a CDS encoding YgiQ family radical SAM protein translates to MDRFLVTEPSEMKERGWAELDFVLISGDAYVDHPSFAPAVIGRYLESKGYRVGIIDQPDWNDVEDFKKLGKPRLASLVTAGNLDSMLNKFTAAKKIRRQDDYSPGGESGHRPDRATLVYANRMKEAYNDVPLIIGGIEASLRRFGHYDYWSDTVRRSILVDSKADVLVYGMGELQIVELADALDQGRFKESLPSIRGICYMAKEIPTIDYVECPSYEAIKADKMDFADAFRIQYDEQDPFYGRIVVQKHGDRYLIQNTPALPLTQDEMDGVYNLPYIRKWHPKYDDKGGVPALSEVQFSLVSQRGCFGSCSFCAITNHQGRIIQNRSHESLIDEAHKMIKMDNFKGYIHDVGGPTANFRHLACDKQAVYGACKGRTCAAPEPCENLNTNHDDYIALLRKLRKLKGVKKVFVRSGLRYDYVLADNNKDFVRELCEFHVSGQLKVAPEHVSKRVTNMMGKAGKEEFLTFKSWFEEANKKLGKKQYLVPYFMSSHPGCALEDAIELAEFLRDHHMYPEQVQDFIPTPGSLSTCMYYTGINPLDGKPVYVAKKGRDKAKQRALMQFKNIENYDLVKEALIEANRRDLIGFGPECLIPPRPISGNSKRISQSSKFRNGKRDCEPRNQCRTAKRRSRDVTKVRTSNKSFGGR, encoded by the coding sequence ATGGATAGATTTTTAGTAACAGAACCTTCAGAGATGAAGGAACGTGGCTGGGCCGAATTAGATTTCGTTCTCATCAGTGGGGATGCTTATGTGGACCATCCATCCTTTGCTCCTGCGGTTATTGGTAGATACTTAGAATCCAAAGGCTATCGTGTAGGCATTATAGATCAACCAGATTGGAATGATGTAGAGGATTTCAAAAAACTAGGTAAACCGCGTCTAGCATCCCTTGTTACGGCAGGGAATCTAGACTCAATGCTCAATAAATTTACGGCAGCAAAGAAAATTCGTCGTCAAGATGATTATTCTCCAGGTGGTGAATCAGGTCATCGTCCAGATCGTGCTACCTTGGTATATGCTAACCGCATGAAGGAGGCTTACAATGATGTACCTCTTATTATCGGTGGTATAGAAGCGTCTTTGCGCCGCTTTGGTCATTATGATTATTGGTCAGATACGGTACGTCGCTCCATCTTAGTAGATTCCAAGGCAGATGTACTTGTCTATGGTATGGGAGAACTTCAAATCGTTGAACTAGCCGATGCCTTAGATCAAGGTCGATTTAAAGAGTCCTTGCCGTCTATACGCGGTATTTGCTACATGGCAAAGGAAATTCCAACCATCGACTATGTAGAGTGCCCATCCTATGAAGCTATTAAGGCGGATAAGATGGACTTTGCCGATGCATTCCGCATTCAATACGATGAACAAGATCCGTTCTATGGTCGTATTGTAGTCCAAAAACATGGTGATCGATATCTCATTCAGAACACACCTGCTTTACCATTGACGCAGGATGAAATGGATGGTGTCTATAACCTGCCATATATCCGAAAGTGGCATCCTAAATACGATGATAAGGGTGGTGTACCAGCGTTAAGCGAAGTTCAGTTTAGCCTTGTAAGCCAACGCGGCTGTTTTGGCAGTTGTTCTTTCTGTGCCATCACGAATCACCAAGGTCGTATTATCCAAAATCGTAGTCATGAGTCTTTGATTGACGAAGCACATAAGATGATCAAGATGGACAACTTCAAGGGGTATATTCATGATGTAGGGGGCCCTACGGCAAATTTCCGCCATCTGGCTTGTGATAAACAGGCTGTTTATGGTGCTTGTAAAGGGCGTACCTGTGCGGCTCCAGAGCCTTGTGAAAACTTGAATACAAATCACGATGATTATATTGCTTTACTGCGTAAACTACGTAAGCTAAAAGGTGTAAAAAAGGTATTTGTTCGTTCCGGTTTGCGCTATGACTATGTATTGGCCGATAACAATAAAGACTTTGTGCGGGAACTTTGTGAGTTTCACGTAAGTGGTCAGTTAAAGGTCGCCCCAGAACATGTATCTAAACGCGTTACCAATATGATGGGAAAAGCTGGTAAGGAAGAATTTCTAACCTTTAAGTCTTGGTTTGAAGAGGCGAATAAAAAGCTTGGTAAAAAGCAATATTTAGTTCCGTACTTTATGAGCTCTCATCCAGGTTGTGCGTTAGAGGATGCTATTGAATTGGCGGAATTTTTACGAGACCACCATATGTACCCTGAGCAAGTACAGGATTTTATCCCTACACCGGGTAGTCTTTCTACTTGCATGTATTATACGGGCATTAATCCACTAGATGGAAAGCCTGTATATGTTGCTAAAAAGGGGCGAGATAAAGCAAAACAACGCGCTTTGATGCAGTTTAAAAATATTGAAAACTATGATCTTGTTAAAGAGGCTCTCATAGAAGCCAACCGACGTGATTTAATTGGCTTTGGCCCGGAATGCTTAATTCCACCGCGCCCAATTAGTGGAAATTCTAAGCGTATTAGCCAATCTAGTAAATTCCGTAATGGCAAACGAGATTGCGAACCTAGGAATCAATGCCGGACTGCCAAAAGGCGTAGTAGAGATGTGACTAAAGTTCGTACATCTAATAAAAGTTTTGGTGGTCGTTAA
- a CDS encoding helix-turn-helix domain-containing protein produces the protein MAELGEELRRERVRRNLTFKDVEQVLHIKTTYLEAIEDGNYDIIPGQVYVKGFIRNYGNYLDLDGDRLVKVYQGQVGDIDTFSLRSVTRRKAQATPNLVQSEFVEYQTSKKRMSLETRQRKRQRSIVQERIILGIILFCMALFLLWLFLF, from the coding sequence ATGGCTGAATTAGGCGAGGAATTACGACGTGAACGGGTAAGACGTAATCTAACCTTTAAAGATGTGGAGCAAGTGCTACACATTAAAACAACCTATTTAGAAGCTATCGAAGATGGCAACTATGATATCATTCCTGGTCAAGTCTACGTAAAGGGCTTTATTCGAAACTATGGCAACTACTTAGATCTTGATGGGGACCGCTTGGTAAAAGTATATCAAGGACAAGTAGGTGACATAGATACTTTTTCCTTGCGTTCTGTTACGAGACGGAAGGCTCAAGCGACTCCTAATTTGGTACAAAGTGAGTTCGTTGAATACCAAACATCTAAAAAGCGTATGTCTTTAGAAACGCGTCAACGAAAACGTCAACGCTCTATTGTACAAGAACGCATTATTTTGGGGATTATTCTATTTTGTATGGCATTATTTTTACTATGGTTATTCCTTTTCTAA
- a CDS encoding replication-associated recombination protein A, whose product MDSLFDMTPTNTYEPLPVRMRPTKLDHLYGQEKAIGKGTFLRAMVEKDTIPSMLFYGPCGTGKTTLAGIIAKVSNSHFVNLNATNAGIGELRTIIEDARKRVRSLQQRTILFLDEIHRFNKSQQDVLLPCVEDGTIILIGATTENPFFEVNRPLLSRLRLITLEALTPKAIGQILRRAITDEAVGLGKRHLQVTDEVLEDVGIFVNGDGRMALNILEQAAAMVPDEGTITIEVLEKVVGRRIYTYDKKGDSHYDTISAFIKSMRGSDVQATVHYLARMIEAGEDPNFIARRIVICAAEDVGLADPQALILANAAAQAAHMVGFPEARIILSEAACYVALAPKSNSAYVAIDAAISDVRHKDCGQVPDHLKDSHYSGASKLGHGKAYKYAHNYPNGYVKQQYLPTPLIDATYYKGIKRGTEEQLLHDWEKRSKN is encoded by the coding sequence ATGGATAGTTTATTTGATATGACACCTACAAATACATACGAGCCCCTTCCTGTACGAATGCGTCCTACTAAACTGGATCATTTATATGGTCAAGAGAAGGCCATAGGGAAGGGGACTTTCTTGCGTGCTATGGTAGAGAAGGATACAATACCATCTATGCTTTTTTATGGGCCTTGTGGAACAGGTAAGACGACGTTAGCCGGAATCATAGCTAAGGTGAGCAATAGTCATTTTGTAAACCTGAATGCTACTAACGCTGGTATTGGTGAGTTGAGAACCATCATTGAAGACGCTCGTAAACGGGTTCGTTCTTTACAGCAACGAACAATTCTATTCCTTGATGAAATTCATCGCTTTAATAAAAGCCAACAAGATGTGTTGTTACCCTGTGTAGAGGATGGAACTATCATCCTTATTGGTGCTACTACAGAGAATCCGTTCTTTGAAGTTAATAGACCACTTTTGTCTCGTTTGCGTCTTATTACATTAGAAGCACTTACTCCAAAGGCTATTGGTCAAATTTTACGTCGCGCCATTACTGATGAAGCGGTAGGCCTTGGCAAGCGTCATCTGCAGGTAACCGATGAAGTTTTGGAAGATGTGGGGATTTTCGTCAATGGTGATGGACGTATGGCCCTTAATATTCTTGAACAAGCCGCAGCTATGGTTCCCGATGAGGGAACGATTACTATTGAGGTTCTCGAAAAGGTCGTAGGTCGTCGCATATATACATATGATAAAAAAGGCGATAGTCATTACGATACAATTTCAGCTTTTATTAAAAGTATGCGTGGTTCTGATGTGCAAGCAACGGTACATTATTTAGCGCGTATGATTGAAGCTGGAGAGGATCCTAATTTCATTGCTCGTCGTATTGTTATTTGTGCAGCAGAGGATGTTGGCCTTGCGGATCCACAAGCTCTTATACTCGCCAATGCAGCGGCTCAAGCGGCTCATATGGTAGGCTTTCCTGAGGCGCGTATTATATTATCCGAAGCTGCGTGTTATGTTGCTCTTGCACCTAAAAGTAATTCTGCTTATGTAGCTATTGATGCAGCTATATCTGATGTGCGACATAAGGATTGTGGACAAGTACCTGATCATTTGAAAGATAGTCACTATAGCGGGGCTAGTAAATTAGGTCATGGAAAAGCTTATAAGTATGCTCATAACTATCCTAATGGGTATGTAAAACAGCAGTATTTACCAACGCCTCTAATCGATGCAACTTACTATAAGGGTATAAAGAGAGGGACTGAGGAACAGTTACTTCACGACTGGGAGAAACGTAGTAAAAATTAA
- the hisS gene encoding histidine--tRNA ligase codes for MAIRKPRGTQDFLPEQMINWHYIEQRMREICKVYGFNEIRTPAFEETKLFLRGIGETTDVVQKEMYTFTTGDDGGSSFTLRPENTASAVRAYLENKVYGKEGLTKWYYMGPMFRHDKPQAGRYRQFHQFGAEVLGSQSPVVDSEVICMVVQLLKDFGLKDLNVEVNSVGCPTCRPVYREKLIAFFEPKKEQLCSDCQERLYKNPLRILDCKNETCKSLSIGAPEIHEHLCEECHDHFEELKTYLTAANVQYTLNPRLVRGLDYYTKTAFEVQYTPLGAQSAVAGGGRYDGLVEELDGPHTPAIGFAMGMERLLLALEKQNLLPEPTVEPSAFVVALGDAAKVEAFKICQKLRSLDIPVEMDGQGKSMKAQLKYANKINAKYVIILGDDELVRKEAIIRFMDTSEQETVSLDTVAERITSLVKG; via the coding sequence ATGGCTATAAGAAAACCAAGAGGTACACAAGACTTTTTGCCAGAACAGATGATAAATTGGCACTATATTGAACAACGTATGCGCGAAATTTGTAAAGTATACGGCTTCAATGAAATTCGCACACCTGCCTTTGAAGAAACTAAATTATTTTTGCGAGGTATCGGTGAAACTACAGATGTAGTACAAAAAGAGATGTACACCTTTACCACTGGTGATGACGGTGGTTCTAGCTTTACCTTACGCCCTGAAAATACGGCGTCTGCTGTGCGCGCATACTTAGAAAATAAAGTATATGGTAAAGAAGGTCTCACAAAATGGTATTATATGGGCCCTATGTTCCGTCATGATAAACCGCAAGCAGGCCGTTACCGTCAATTTCACCAATTTGGTGCTGAGGTATTAGGCTCTCAATCTCCAGTGGTAGATAGCGAAGTTATCTGCATGGTTGTACAGTTGTTAAAAGATTTTGGCCTTAAAGATCTCAATGTAGAGGTAAACTCTGTAGGTTGTCCGACATGTCGTCCTGTATATCGTGAAAAATTAATCGCCTTCTTTGAACCTAAAAAGGAACAATTATGTAGCGATTGCCAAGAGCGTTTGTACAAAAATCCTTTGCGTATACTGGATTGTAAAAATGAAACATGTAAATCCTTGTCTATAGGTGCTCCTGAAATTCACGAACATTTATGTGAAGAGTGTCATGATCACTTTGAAGAATTAAAGACTTATTTAACAGCTGCTAATGTACAATATACTTTAAATCCTCGTCTCGTACGTGGCCTTGATTACTATACAAAAACAGCCTTTGAGGTACAATATACTCCTTTAGGTGCTCAAAGTGCCGTAGCCGGTGGTGGTCGTTATGATGGTCTCGTAGAAGAGCTCGATGGACCGCATACCCCAGCTATCGGTTTTGCTATGGGCATGGAGCGCTTATTATTAGCTCTTGAAAAACAAAACCTATTGCCTGAACCAACTGTAGAACCATCTGCATTTGTAGTAGCTCTTGGTGATGCGGCTAAGGTAGAGGCTTTCAAAATTTGCCAAAAACTTCGTAGTCTTGATATTCCTGTTGAAATGGACGGGCAGGGCAAAAGTATGAAGGCACAATTAAAATACGCTAACAAAATTAATGCGAAATATGTTATTATATTGGGTGATGATGAATTGGTTCGTAAAGAAGCCATAATTCGATTCATGGATACTAGTGAACAAGAGACTGTATCTCTTGATACAGTGGCTGAACGTATAACTTCTTTGGTGAAAGGATGA